Part of the Paenibacillus sp. JNUCC32 genome is shown below.
GAATCGCTTTCTCGTTGATTTGAGCGATTACTTCTGCGGCTACGCCGGCAGATTTCTGTGCTTCTTGAACCACGATGGCGCGGTTGGTTTTCTTAACCGAAGCCAGCACGGTATCGATGTCGATTGGAGAAATGGTGCGCAGGTCGATGATTTCGGCTTTGATTCCGTTCTTTTCAAGCTCGTCTGCCGCTTTCGTAGCAGTATGAACCATCAGGCCGTAAGCGATGATCGTAACGTCCGTTCCTTCGCGAACCACGTTAGCCTTGCCAAGCTCAACGGTGTAATCACCTTCAGGAACTTCAGCGCGGAACGCATGGTACAGGTTCAAGTGCTCCATGAAGAATACAGGGTCATTGTCGCGAATCGCTGCAATCATGAGTCCTTTTGCATCATAAGGATTGGAAGGTACTACAACTTTAATACCCGGGGTTTGTGTGATCAAACCTTCGAGTGCGTCGGTATGCAGCTCAGCCGCTTTTACCCCGCCGCCGAATGGTGTACGGAACACGATCGGGGAGTTGTAGCGTCCGCCGGAACGGTAACGCATACGCGCTGCTTGAACGACGATTTGGTCGAGTGCCTCAAAGATAAATCCAACGAATTGAATTTCAGCGATCGGACGGAAGCCTTGAATACCGAGACCTACCGCCAAACCTCCGATAGCGGACTCTGCCAGCGGCGTATCGAATACGCGCTCTTCCCCGAATTCTTTTTGAAGGCCTTCCGTTACCCGGAAAACACCGCCGACATTACCTACGTCTTCACCGAAGATGACAACGTTAGGGTCACGGCTCAATTCAACGCGCATGGCGTCGCGAATCGCTTCTTTCATGTTCATTTGTGCCATTGCTTCATTTCCTCCTTAAGAAATACAGTTCACTGTTCTTCCAGTGTGATGCCTTATAAGGCTATATATCGATGTTAAACGTTATTTAAAAACAAGACCTGATGCGCCCATGACAAACCGGATGATCATCCAGGATCAACCTTTGACAATCATCGGCCCGTCACTCTTATTGGAAATCGGCTTTCTGTTCTTCCAAATGCTTCGGCGTTTGCTCGAACATGCTGTCGATCAAACCAGGTACCGTCATTTTTTCCGTTTGTTCTGCTTTTTTGATTTGCTCGTTGACTTTCGCTTTCGCTTCTTCTTTCACGCGAGCTGTATC
Proteins encoded:
- a CDS encoding alpha-ketoacid dehydrogenase subunit beta, with the protein product MAQMNMKEAIRDAMRVELSRDPNVVIFGEDVGNVGGVFRVTEGLQKEFGEERVFDTPLAESAIGGLAVGLGIQGFRPIAEIQFVGFIFEALDQIVVQAARMRYRSGGRYNSPIVFRTPFGGGVKAAELHTDALEGLITQTPGIKVVVPSNPYDAKGLMIAAIRDNDPVFFMEHLNLYHAFRAEVPEGDYTVELGKANVVREGTDVTIIAYGLMVHTATKAADELEKNGIKAEIIDLRTISPIDIDTVLASVKKTNRAIVVQEAQKSAGVAAEVIAQINEKAILHLEAPVLRVTPPDTVYPFAQIEDTWLPTPARIVDAVNKVLNF